From Gimesia panareensis, the proteins below share one genomic window:
- the flhF gene encoding flagellar biosynthesis protein FlhF, with translation MSDVRTFKAASMQEALQLVREEMGSEAVILQTKQVPGRKGLLPWTRTPEEFEITAGLGIKVRTPAAVQNGRRPASSTLQHRASNLQPAGARTESAAPRESIYRETPPERQAPPVCRTPLPEQSSDYERRPQTQSRFEQRLQETRPEPKRDTRRGYDPTEEFAEKLNAIQEMLESLDRRTRNQRSTDVPPELFQIYTDLIDAEVDESIAHELITKLKEHATPEQLTDSQASQSLLAALIESQVACASPIRPVPGERKVVALVGPTGVGKTTTIAKLAANFRLRDNIKMGLVTVDTYRIAAVEQLRTYAEIIDLPMKVVSTPREMQQALDEMVGLDLILIDTAGRSPSDDLKIQELESLFREVPIDDVALVMSMTSSVRSLEAIAERFKVARPTSMILTKLDEAPVMGSLLTLSQKVKLPVQYLTTGQDVPDDIEPANAARISRLVLGEDRLR, from the coding sequence ATGTCAGATGTTCGCACATTCAAAGCCGCCTCAATGCAGGAAGCATTGCAGCTGGTTCGCGAGGAAATGGGTAGCGAAGCTGTCATCCTGCAGACCAAGCAGGTGCCAGGGCGAAAAGGTCTCTTGCCCTGGACCCGTACTCCGGAAGAATTTGAAATCACCGCAGGACTGGGCATTAAGGTACGAACACCGGCCGCAGTCCAAAACGGCAGGCGCCCCGCCAGTTCAACGCTGCAACACCGTGCTTCCAATCTGCAACCAGCGGGCGCTCGAACAGAATCCGCAGCCCCTCGCGAAAGCATATATCGTGAGACGCCGCCCGAACGACAGGCACCACCAGTATGCCGAACCCCGCTTCCCGAACAAAGCTCTGACTATGAACGCAGGCCCCAGACACAAAGTCGTTTTGAACAGCGTCTCCAGGAAACGCGACCTGAGCCGAAACGGGATACCCGGCGGGGCTATGATCCTACCGAAGAATTTGCAGAAAAGCTGAATGCCATCCAGGAGATGCTGGAATCACTGGATCGCCGCACCCGCAACCAACGCTCTACCGATGTCCCCCCGGAACTGTTCCAGATCTACACTGATCTGATCGACGCCGAAGTCGATGAAAGCATTGCTCACGAACTAATCACGAAACTGAAAGAGCATGCCACTCCCGAGCAATTGACAGACAGCCAGGCCAGTCAGTCCCTGCTCGCCGCTCTGATTGAATCACAAGTCGCCTGTGCGTCCCCGATTCGACCTGTGCCCGGCGAACGGAAAGTAGTCGCCCTTGTCGGTCCCACCGGTGTTGGTAAGACAACCACGATCGCCAAACTCGCCGCGAACTTTCGTCTCCGCGACAATATTAAAATGGGTCTGGTTACCGTCGATACTTACCGCATCGCAGCTGTCGAACAGTTAAGGACTTATGCCGAAATCATTGATCTGCCCATGAAGGTCGTCAGCACACCGCGCGAGATGCAGCAGGCACTCGATGAAATGGTGGGGCTGGATCTGATTCTGATCGACACCGCAGGTCGCAGCCCGAGCGATGATCTGAAAATTCAGGAACTGGAAAGTCTGTTCCGTGAAGTTCCCATTGATGATGTCGCGCTGGTGATGAGTATGACCTCCAGTGTCCGCTCCCTGGAAGCGATTGCTGAACGATTCAAAGTCGCCCGTCCCACCTCGATGATTCTGACCAAACTGGATGAAGCTCCCGTGATGGGCAGCCTGCTGACACTGAGTCAGAAAGTCAAACTTCCAGTCCAGTATCTGACCACCGGTCAGGATGTCCCCGATGACATTGAACCGGCCAACGCCGCACGCATTTCACGCCTGGTACTGGGAGAAGATCGCCTGCGATAG
- a CDS encoding FliA/WhiG family RNA polymerase sigma factor has translation MAIKASEEIAEVWKEFKQDQSNQTLRNKLIEQYIPLVRYNAERVWAKLPEGVDLNDLISAGVFGLMDAINAFDLERGVKFETYCVPRIRGAMLDELRTMDWVPRLVRSKASKLEAARKAAEAEHGRPPADEEIARKMQLSRKEFEKLKSEANAVGLVSLNKKWYETDSYKDVREVDILEDAKGEDPTKSIQKRDLMRLVTKGLNRNERLIIILYYYEELTMKEIGSTLGLSESRVSQMHSSIVNRLKEQLGRRRPEFA, from the coding sequence ATGGCCATCAAAGCCAGTGAAGAAATCGCAGAGGTCTGGAAGGAATTCAAGCAGGATCAATCCAACCAGACACTTCGCAATAAATTGATTGAGCAATACATTCCCCTGGTTCGTTATAATGCAGAACGGGTCTGGGCGAAGCTCCCTGAAGGGGTCGATTTAAACGACTTGATCTCAGCTGGTGTATTTGGACTGATGGATGCAATTAATGCATTCGATCTGGAACGGGGCGTGAAGTTTGAAACTTACTGCGTTCCCCGTATCCGAGGCGCCATGCTGGATGAACTGCGTACCATGGACTGGGTTCCCCGTCTGGTACGGAGCAAGGCCAGCAAGCTGGAAGCGGCCCGGAAGGCAGCGGAAGCAGAACACGGTCGTCCCCCGGCGGATGAGGAAATTGCCCGCAAGATGCAGTTGTCTCGCAAGGAGTTTGAAAAACTCAAAAGCGAAGCCAACGCCGTCGGCCTGGTAAGCCTCAACAAGAAGTGGTACGAAACCGACAGCTACAAAGATGTACGGGAAGTCGATATTCTCGAGGATGCCAAAGGGGAAGATCCGACCAAGAGCATCCAGAAACGGGATCTGATGCGTCTGGTCACCAAGGGCCTGAACCGCAACGAGCGTCTGATTATCATCCTGTATTATTACGAAGAACTGACCATGAAAGAGATCGGCAGCACCCTGGGTCTGTCCGAGTCGCGCGTCAGCCAGATGCACTCCAGCATCGTCAACCGCCTGAAAGAACAACTGGGCCGTCGACGTCCCGAATTTGCATAA
- a CDS encoding P-loop NTPase has translation MAPAVNEFNFDHADLQSGLPADPHEISAGSSRGDQAKVLRGLMEQRQPGIIEKTNTSRCRTLAVCSGKGGVGKSVISLNLALALAKTGASVCLMDINLALGNIDLLCRLNGYWNLSHVVSGARSLKEIQLEGPLGINVITGASGLTDLADCSEAVRKDVLGQMQELEATHDYLILDNGTGIHRSIRQFVTTADDVLIVTTPEPTAIADAYATIKSLSTIESLKIQALVNQCTSLDQGEKVFQQLKKTTELFLHTGLNQAGQIPHDLQVVQSVYDRDPLVLSHPHSPAAEAIFRLARHVIDVRKTNEQPNKQESYFPRLWQRLLGEAA, from the coding sequence ATGGCTCCAGCTGTCAATGAATTCAACTTCGACCACGCGGATCTGCAGTCCGGTTTGCCTGCAGATCCACATGAGATCTCTGCCGGTTCGTCACGGGGCGACCAGGCGAAGGTCCTGCGTGGTCTGATGGAACAGCGACAGCCGGGAATCATTGAGAAAACGAACACCTCACGCTGCCGGACCCTGGCGGTCTGTAGCGGAAAAGGGGGCGTGGGCAAGTCGGTCATTTCGCTGAACCTGGCTCTGGCACTGGCGAAAACCGGCGCTTCGGTCTGCCTGATGGATATCAATCTCGCGCTGGGTAACATCGATTTACTCTGTCGCCTGAACGGCTACTGGAATCTGTCCCATGTGGTGAGTGGTGCCCGTTCCTTAAAAGAAATTCAACTCGAAGGGCCACTGGGAATCAATGTCATCACCGGAGCCAGCGGTCTGACGGATCTGGCTGACTGTTCGGAAGCGGTCCGCAAAGATGTGCTGGGCCAGATGCAGGAACTGGAAGCAACACACGATTACCTGATTCTGGATAACGGCACCGGCATACATCGCAGTATCCGGCAGTTCGTCACAACAGCAGACGATGTATTGATTGTGACGACTCCCGAACCGACGGCCATTGCGGATGCATATGCCACGATCAAATCATTATCGACCATCGAATCACTCAAAATACAAGCTCTGGTCAATCAATGCACCTCACTGGACCAGGGCGAAAAAGTATTTCAGCAACTCAAAAAAACGACCGAACTGTTTTTGCACACCGGTTTAAACCAGGCAGGCCAGATCCCTCACGATCTGCAAGTCGTCCAGTCAGTCTACGATCGGGATCCGCTGGTGCTCAGTCATCCGCACAGCCCGGCTGCTGAGGCGATTTTCCGTCTGGCCCGACATGTAATCGATGTGCGAAAAACGAACGAACAACCAAACAAACAAGAGTCTTACTTTCCGCGACTTTGGCAGCGTCTGCTGGGTGAAGCCGCATAA
- a CDS encoding AAA family ATPase: protein MEVSQIEDYYQRSLTEVGKVLMGQEDLVEGVLIALFCEGNVLIEGVPGLGKTLLVNTLSHVLSSRFRRIQFTPDLMPSDITGHTVYDMHEKVFTFNEGPLFTNLLLADEVNRAPAKTQSALLEAMQERQVSVDGKTYPLERPFLTIATQNPLEQEGTYPLPEAQLDRFMFKLLVDYPTQDQENAILDLYAAGKDNRDLGTFGIESVLNTETILAIQKRASEIIVEPSIINYITSIVSRTRGWHTIEVGASPRASVNLLIGSRVMAACQGRDFVVPDDVKDLSLPVLRHRIRLHPEAEIEGINVDDVIREILESVEAPRQ, encoded by the coding sequence ATGGAAGTTTCTCAAATTGAAGATTACTATCAGCGCTCACTGACGGAGGTGGGAAAAGTTCTCATGGGTCAGGAGGACCTGGTAGAAGGAGTGCTGATCGCCCTGTTCTGTGAGGGGAATGTCCTGATCGAAGGGGTTCCCGGTCTGGGTAAAACGCTGCTGGTCAATACGCTCAGCCACGTCCTGTCCAGCCGGTTTCGGCGGATCCAGTTTACCCCCGACCTGATGCCTTCCGATATCACCGGGCATACCGTGTACGATATGCACGAGAAGGTCTTTACATTCAATGAAGGTCCGCTGTTTACCAATCTGCTGCTCGCGGATGAAGTCAACCGGGCCCCGGCCAAGACGCAGTCGGCACTGCTGGAAGCGATGCAGGAACGCCAGGTTTCGGTGGATGGCAAAACCTATCCGCTGGAACGCCCCTTTCTGACGATTGCTACTCAGAACCCGCTGGAACAGGAGGGCACCTATCCGCTGCCCGAAGCGCAGCTGGACCGCTTCATGTTTAAACTACTGGTCGACTACCCGACCCAGGATCAGGAGAATGCGATCCTCGACCTGTATGCTGCCGGAAAGGACAATCGCGACCTGGGCACTTTTGGGATCGAGTCGGTCTTGAACACAGAGACGATCCTGGCCATCCAGAAACGGGCCAGTGAAATCATTGTCGAGCCGTCGATCATTAATTACATCACCTCGATCGTCTCCCGTACCCGGGGCTGGCACACGATTGAGGTCGGCGCCAGTCCGCGGGCCAGCGTGAACCTGTTGATCGGTTCGCGGGTGATGGCCGCCTGCCAGGGTCGGGACTTTGTAGTGCCCGATGATGTCAAGGATCTCTCCCTGCCCGTACTGCGGCATCGGATTCGACTACACCCGGAAGCGGAGATTGAAGGCATCAACGTGGATGACGTCATCCGTGAGATCCTGGAAAGTGTCGAGGCGCCCCGCCAATGA
- the flhA gene encoding flagellar biosynthesis protein FlhA — protein sequence MRNSGLIFPLVIVSSVLVIIAPLPPLVMDFLLSCNITVSVVILMTTIYVTRPLEFSVFPAILLGTTLARLVLNVATTRLILTRGADDGTAAAGGVIEAFGQFVAGGHLVVGLIIFVILVTIQFMVITKGATRISEVAARFSLDSMPGKQMAIDADLNAGLITSEEAKARRKEITEQADFYGSMDGASKFVRGDSIASIIITLINVVGGLYVGMVDHGMELSKAATVFTTLTIGDGLVTQVPGFLISLAAGLIVTRTSVDSNLPRDVVKQFSGHPEALFLASTFLFALAFTGLPAGPMLALAVGCTVTGVMRRKGQQATEVQKQKAETHQQQQAQQAPEPKPEDHLFVDPLELELGVGLLRLADPATGGDLLDRVTRIRHKIAQELGIILPKVRIRDNIRLGQRDYQIKIRDVAVAWGSIYPDGLLAIDTGATNGDIPGIDTIEPAFGRPAKWIELGQKERAELMGFNVVEPSAVAITHLTEVVREHSSELLTREQVHALIENLKENSPKVVEELIPDVLKISQVQHVLSNLLRERVPIRDLETILQTLGDYADRTKEPMLLTEYVRNGLARSICQQYRDSNRLLRVVTLDPELEDVLMSGIDYNEHGLAIKLAPRTGEIITQAIADQIEPLVAAGGHPIVLCNPQIRAGLKQITSPLLPRLVVLSLNEITRDTDVEAIGQISADRLKSNAVAGAGAA from the coding sequence ATGCGCAATTCGGGTCTGATCTTCCCACTAGTCATAGTGAGTTCAGTCCTGGTGATCATTGCGCCGCTGCCTCCGCTGGTGATGGACTTCCTGCTGTCCTGCAATATCACTGTTTCCGTAGTGATTTTGATGACAACAATTTACGTCACCCGTCCGCTGGAATTCAGCGTCTTCCCGGCGATTCTGCTGGGCACGACCCTGGCCCGGCTGGTACTGAACGTGGCGACCACCCGACTGATTTTGACGCGAGGAGCCGACGACGGTACTGCGGCGGCAGGCGGCGTGATCGAAGCCTTCGGTCAGTTCGTAGCAGGCGGTCATCTGGTTGTGGGACTGATTATCTTTGTGATTCTGGTCACGATTCAGTTTATGGTGATCACCAAAGGTGCGACACGTATCAGTGAAGTCGCGGCCCGTTTCTCACTGGACAGTATGCCTGGTAAGCAGATGGCGATCGATGCCGACCTGAATGCGGGTCTGATCACCTCTGAGGAAGCCAAAGCCCGCCGTAAGGAAATCACCGAGCAAGCCGACTTCTATGGCTCCATGGATGGTGCCAGTAAGTTCGTCCGCGGCGACTCAATCGCCAGTATCATCATCACGCTGATCAACGTCGTCGGCGGTCTGTATGTGGGTATGGTCGATCATGGCATGGAACTGTCCAAAGCAGCAACCGTGTTTACCACGTTGACCATCGGCGATGGTCTGGTCACTCAGGTGCCGGGCTTTCTGATCTCGCTGGCAGCCGGCCTGATTGTCACCCGAACTTCAGTCGACAGTAATCTGCCCCGGGACGTCGTCAAACAGTTTTCCGGTCATCCCGAAGCCCTGTTCCTGGCATCCACCTTCCTGTTCGCTCTGGCATTCACCGGACTGCCCGCCGGTCCGATGCTGGCCCTGGCAGTCGGCTGTACCGTGACTGGTGTCATGCGTCGCAAAGGTCAACAGGCGACAGAAGTGCAAAAACAGAAAGCAGAAACACACCAACAGCAGCAGGCACAACAGGCACCCGAGCCGAAGCCGGAAGACCATCTGTTCGTCGATCCGCTGGAACTGGAACTGGGTGTCGGCCTGTTAAGACTGGCTGATCCGGCGACCGGTGGCGATCTGCTGGATCGGGTGACCCGCATCCGGCACAAGATTGCCCAGGAACTGGGAATCATTCTGCCCAAAGTGCGAATTCGTGATAACATCCGCCTGGGACAACGCGATTACCAGATTAAGATCCGCGACGTCGCGGTTGCCTGGGGTTCGATCTACCCCGATGGGTTACTGGCCATCGATACGGGAGCGACCAACGGTGATATCCCGGGCATCGATACGATCGAGCCTGCCTTTGGTCGTCCTGCCAAATGGATTGAACTGGGCCAGAAAGAACGCGCCGAACTGATGGGCTTCAACGTTGTGGAGCCGTCCGCGGTGGCGATCACTCACCTGACAGAAGTCGTTCGCGAACACAGCAGTGAACTGCTCACCCGCGAACAGGTCCACGCTCTGATCGAGAACCTGAAAGAAAATTCTCCGAAGGTCGTGGAAGAACTGATTCCCGATGTCCTCAAGATTTCACAAGTCCAGCACGTGCTCTCGAATCTGCTTCGCGAACGAGTGCCGATTCGCGATCTGGAAACCATCCTGCAGACGCTGGGCGACTATGCAGACCGTACCAAAGAGCCGATGCTGCTTACCGAATATGTCCGTAATGGTCTGGCCCGCTCGATCTGTCAGCAGTACCGCGACAGCAATCGTCTGCTGAGAGTGGTGACGCTCGACCCGGAACTGGAAGACGTGCTCATGTCGGGCATCGATTACAACGAGCATGGCCTGGCGATCAAACTGGCACCGCGTACGGGCGAGATCATCACCCAGGCGATTGCCGACCAGATCGAACCACTGGTCGCAGCGGGAGGGCATCCGATCGTACTCTGCAATCCGCAGATTCGTGCCGGCCTGAAACAGATTACATCACCCCTGTTACCACGCCTGGTGGTATTGAGTCTGAATGAAATCACCCGCGATACCGATGTGGAAGCGATCGGGCAGATCTCAGCAGATCGACTGAAATCGAACGCGGTTGCGGGAGCAGGAGCTGCATAA
- a CDS encoding DUF1501 domain-containing protein, whose protein sequence is MMLNDLMLRDQTRRHFFENCAVGAGAIGLASLMQSEQQAQASSGMLGTTHHPAKAKNVIYMFMAGGPSQLEMFDFKPKLQELEGKVIPESYVKGKQFAFLKKDAKLLGTRRKFKKYGESGTELSEVVPHLASIADDITVLKSMKTDVFNHGPAKLFMNTGTQQFGRPSMGAWVTYGIGSESQNLPGFVVLQSGPRGPRGGAPLWGSGFLPTTYQGVPFLNGADPILNLSSPAGIDSKRQSEFIDTVNQLNSLRLEKTQDPEIATRISAYEMAYRMQSSAPELMDLSGETKQTLDMYGVDPAKPSFARNCLLARRLVEKGCRFVQMYHTDWDHHGNKGTDLGEALDARCLETDQASAALVKDLKQRGLLDDTLVIWGGEFGRTPQGEPRDLIGRDHHIDAFSIWVAGGGSKPGVTIGETDELGYYTVKDTIHVRDFHATVLHLLGIDHHDLSYFYQGLDFRLTGVEEAHVVQKMLA, encoded by the coding sequence ATGATGTTGAATGACCTGATGTTACGCGATCAGACACGACGCCACTTTTTTGAAAATTGTGCAGTGGGTGCCGGGGCCATCGGTCTGGCGTCGTTAATGCAGTCGGAACAGCAGGCCCAGGCCAGTTCCGGGATGCTGGGGACAACACATCATCCCGCCAAAGCCAAGAATGTGATTTACATGTTCATGGCGGGCGGTCCCAGCCAGCTGGAAATGTTTGATTTCAAACCGAAGCTGCAGGAACTGGAAGGGAAGGTCATCCCTGAATCCTACGTGAAGGGGAAGCAGTTTGCTTTTCTGAAAAAGGATGCCAAGCTGCTGGGGACCCGCCGCAAGTTTAAGAAGTATGGTGAATCAGGCACTGAGCTCTCAGAAGTGGTTCCGCATCTGGCCAGCATCGCGGATGACATTACGGTTTTGAAGAGCATGAAGACGGACGTCTTCAACCATGGTCCTGCGAAGCTGTTCATGAATACGGGAACACAACAGTTTGGTCGCCCGAGCATGGGAGCCTGGGTGACTTACGGCATCGGAAGTGAGTCTCAGAACCTGCCCGGTTTTGTCGTACTGCAGTCCGGTCCCCGGGGACCGCGTGGTGGTGCACCGCTGTGGGGGAGCGGATTTCTGCCGACGACCTACCAGGGAGTTCCCTTCCTGAACGGAGCGGATCCAATTCTGAATCTCTCCAGCCCGGCGGGGATCGACTCGAAACGGCAGTCTGAATTTATTGATACGGTCAATCAGCTGAATTCACTCCGTCTGGAAAAAACGCAGGATCCGGAAATCGCCACCCGAATTTCGGCTTACGAGATGGCGTATCGCATGCAGTCCAGTGCGCCGGAACTGATGGATCTGTCTGGTGAGACAAAACAGACTCTGGATATGTATGGTGTCGATCCGGCCAAACCTTCATTTGCCCGTAACTGTTTGCTGGCACGTCGCTTAGTTGAAAAAGGCTGCCGCTTCGTCCAGATGTATCACACCGACTGGGACCATCATGGCAACAAGGGAACTGATCTGGGTGAGGCACTGGATGCCCGGTGTCTGGAAACCGATCAGGCTTCCGCGGCACTCGTCAAAGACCTGAAACAGCGAGGGCTCCTTGATGATACGCTGGTGATCTGGGGGGGCGAGTTCGGACGCACGCCGCAGGGCGAACCTCGAGATTTGATCGGCCGCGATCACCATATCGACGCGTTCTCCATCTGGGTTGCCGGGGGCGGCTCCAAACCGGGTGTCACAATAGGAGAGACTGACGAACTGGGTTACTATACTGTCAAAGACACGATTCATGTGCGTGACTTCCACGCAACCGTGCTGCACCTGCTGGGGATTGATCACCATGATCTTTCCTATTTTTACCAGGGTCTCGATTTCCGCTTAACAGGGGTGGAAGAAGCCCATGTTGTGCAGAAAATGCTGGCTTAA
- a CDS encoding PSD1 and planctomycete cytochrome C domain-containing protein, with protein MRNLSGVVTATGCLLLLAVQTAFAADPSPKVDFEKQIRPLLKQHCYDCHSQDAEESGLRVDYGASLIGGGDRGPAVVPGKRDESLLYLSLKGAGKIPRMPHELPPLKPAEIELIGRWIDEGGSIPKAEQTLQSVDQSSDHWSFQPIRRPEPPEVKQRDWVRNPIDAFILHRLEAQQLKPSPEADRSTLIRRLSLDLTGLPPSVEQVQEFLADTGPGAYERLVDRLLASPHYGERWARHWLDVARYADSNGFTIDGPRSIWKYRDWVINAINQNMPFDQFVKEQLAGDLLKEPTTEQLIATGFHRNTLINQEGGTNPEQFRVEAVVDRVNTTGAAFLGLTVGCAQCHKHKYDPITQRDFYQLYAIFNSTADINSAPPTLSLPTDEQQAEQTELKQEIAELTKQLTERKQELEPEFAAWKAMIQQNVQQSEQQWTILPAEKMKSVHGATITELEDHSLLVGGKIPAFDTYVVETAVIPDGTSGLRLEVLTHESLPRKGPGWAGNGNFVLDEVTVEMAQQSESGWSEFKPVKLVQATADHSQDKFPASYLVDGDPKTGWAINTSKGNMNVDRRAILKLKEPIAAKQPVKLRVTLTHTRNAKYNVGRFRLAATSVDPQVLNVKPEILAILKQPADKWDAKQKTTVEEAFHQSDSKWLALNQKLSKQKAAQTKLNKAIVTTMIMRELPEPRETHILLRGNFLAPGALVSPGVPAVLPALPDGVTSPSRLDLANWLTSPEQPLTARVTVNRYWQRFIGRGLVETENDFGTQGTAPSHPELLDWLASEFMRLNWDMKQLHKLIVTSAAYRQTSDFNPANQEKDPRNLLLSRQNRFRMEAESIRDLFLTCSGLLTRKIGGPSVYPPQPEGIYVLTQNKKSWPEEQDEDRFRRGMYTYFWRSSPYPMLPTFDAPNSNTTCTRRVRSNTPLQALTLANDHSLFELTQGFAIRIMQEGPDYDEGRIREAFEICLSRAPSDRELNVMTGYLNEQRAHFKQSPKEAAQVASAKLPKQIDVIEAASWTAVARVLMNLDEFITRE; from the coding sequence ATGCGGAATTTGTCAGGAGTTGTAACCGCTACTGGCTGTCTCCTGCTGCTTGCAGTACAGACAGCCTTCGCAGCAGATCCGTCTCCCAAAGTGGATTTTGAAAAGCAGATCCGTCCGCTGTTGAAGCAGCACTGCTACGACTGCCATTCTCAAGACGCAGAAGAATCCGGTTTGCGCGTGGATTATGGCGCGAGTCTGATTGGCGGCGGCGATCGTGGTCCGGCTGTCGTTCCGGGGAAACGTGATGAAAGCCTGCTGTACCTGAGCCTGAAAGGGGCAGGTAAGATTCCCCGCATGCCACACGAGCTGCCTCCGTTGAAACCAGCCGAAATCGAGCTGATTGGTCGCTGGATCGATGAAGGAGGATCAATACCGAAAGCAGAGCAGACCTTGCAATCAGTCGACCAGTCTTCCGATCACTGGTCGTTTCAACCGATCCGCCGCCCCGAACCTCCGGAAGTCAAACAGCGGGACTGGGTGCGGAATCCGATTGATGCATTTATCCTGCATCGTCTGGAAGCCCAACAACTCAAACCTTCTCCCGAAGCCGACCGGTCGACACTAATCCGCCGGCTCAGCCTGGATCTGACGGGCCTGCCACCTTCGGTCGAACAGGTGCAGGAGTTTTTAGCCGATACCGGTCCGGGTGCCTACGAACGCCTGGTTGATCGTCTGCTGGCATCGCCTCACTATGGGGAACGCTGGGCCCGGCACTGGCTGGATGTAGCCCGCTATGCTGACTCCAATGGTTTCACGATCGACGGTCCCCGTTCGATCTGGAAATACCGGGACTGGGTGATCAACGCCATCAATCAGAATATGCCCTTCGATCAGTTTGTTAAAGAACAACTGGCGGGCGACCTGCTCAAGGAGCCGACCACCGAGCAGCTGATCGCCACCGGCTTTCATCGGAATACATTGATCAATCAGGAAGGGGGCACAAACCCGGAACAGTTCCGCGTGGAAGCGGTCGTGGACCGGGTCAATACGACAGGTGCTGCGTTCCTGGGCCTGACGGTCGGCTGTGCCCAGTGTCACAAACACAAGTATGATCCGATCACACAGCGGGACTTTTATCAGTTGTACGCCATCTTCAACAGTACGGCTGATATCAACAGTGCGCCCCCAACGCTCTCATTGCCCACTGATGAGCAGCAAGCAGAGCAGACCGAGCTGAAGCAGGAGATCGCAGAACTCACAAAGCAACTGACGGAACGTAAACAAGAACTGGAACCGGAATTCGCTGCCTGGAAAGCGATGATTCAGCAGAACGTGCAGCAGTCAGAGCAGCAATGGACGATCCTGCCCGCTGAGAAAATGAAATCCGTGCATGGCGCCACGATCACTGAGCTGGAAGATCATTCACTGCTCGTCGGTGGCAAGATCCCCGCGTTTGATACGTATGTCGTCGAAACAGCCGTCATCCCGGACGGGACATCGGGTTTACGCCTGGAAGTCCTCACGCATGAGAGCCTGCCTCGCAAGGGACCGGGCTGGGCGGGTAACGGAAACTTCGTGCTGGATGAAGTGACCGTGGAAATGGCACAGCAGTCCGAATCGGGATGGTCTGAGTTCAAGCCCGTCAAACTGGTGCAGGCCACTGCCGATCATTCCCAGGATAAGTTCCCCGCCAGTTACCTGGTGGACGGCGACCCCAAAACCGGCTGGGCGATCAATACCAGCAAAGGAAATATGAACGTCGATCGGCGGGCCATTCTCAAACTGAAAGAGCCCATCGCTGCCAAACAGCCTGTTAAGCTGCGCGTGACGCTGACGCATACGCGGAATGCAAAATACAATGTCGGGCGATTCCGCCTGGCAGCGACCTCTGTCGACCCACAGGTTCTGAATGTCAAACCCGAAATTCTGGCGATCCTCAAACAGCCGGCAGACAAGTGGGATGCGAAACAGAAAACGACCGTGGAAGAGGCCTTTCACCAGTCGGATTCGAAATGGCTCGCACTGAATCAGAAGCTGTCGAAACAGAAAGCAGCCCAGACAAAACTGAACAAGGCGATTGTCACCACGATGATCATGCGGGAACTTCCCGAACCACGCGAAACGCATATTCTGCTGCGAGGTAATTTCCTGGCCCCCGGTGCCCTGGTCAGTCCGGGTGTCCCCGCGGTATTACCGGCACTGCCCGACGGTGTCACCAGCCCCTCGCGACTGGATCTCGCGAACTGGCTCACCAGTCCGGAACAGCCGCTGACCGCGCGGGTGACGGTGAACCGTTACTGGCAGCGATTCATTGGCAGGGGCCTCGTGGAAACAGAGAATGATTTTGGTACTCAGGGGACGGCACCATCGCATCCGGAACTGCTGGACTGGCTGGCATCGGAATTCATGCGACTGAACTGGGACATGAAACAGTTGCATAAGCTGATCGTGACTTCTGCCGCCTATCGACAGACATCCGACTTCAACCCGGCCAATCAGGAAAAAGATCCGCGCAATCTGCTCTTATCGCGACAGAACCGGTTCCGGATGGAAGCGGAATCCATTCGCGATCTGTTTCTGACCTGCAGCGGACTGTTGACCCGCAAGATTGGCGGGCCGAGCGTTTATCCGCCGCAGCCTGAAGGGATTTACGTCTTAACCCAGAATAAGAAGAGCTGGCCGGAGGAGCAGGACGAAGATCGCTTTCGGCGGGGCATGTATACGTACTTCTGGCGTTCGAGCCCTTACCCGATGCTGCCAACCTTTGATGCGCCGAACAGCAACACGACCTGTACGCGTCGGGTGCGCTCCAATACACCGCTGCAGGCTCTGACACTGGCAAATGATCATTCCCTGTTCGAGCTGACACAGGGATTCGCGATTCGAATTATGCAGGAAGGTCCGGACTATGATGAGGGCCGCATCCGCGAAGCATTTGAGATCTGCCTGTCCCGTGCCCCGTCGGACCGAGAACTGAATGTGATGACCGGTTATCTGAATGAGCAGCGTGCCCATTTCAAACAGAGCCCTAAAGAGGCAGCGCAAGTCGCCTCTGCAAAGTTACCGAAACAGATTGACGTCATTGAAGCGGCGAGCTGGACTGCAGTCGCCCGCGTGTTGATGAATCTGGACGAATTTATTACCAGGGAATAG